The Niastella koreensis GR20-10 genome includes a window with the following:
- a CDS encoding OsmC family protein — translation MTSTVVYEGNLRTVCLHEKSGSTFETDPPTDNQGLGERFSPTDIVATALGSCMLTIMGIKARDMNLDIKGIKIDVEKIMKADPRRIGGINLTFHLPDTLQVDEKQKTILERAANTCPVMYSIHPDIEVNVTFNWKPENQLAIDNNQ, via the coding sequence ATGACTTCTACCGTAGTTTACGAAGGAAATCTAAGAACGGTTTGTTTACACGAAAAATCCGGGTCCACTTTTGAAACCGATCCGCCAACGGATAACCAGGGTTTGGGTGAGCGTTTTTCCCCCACCGACATAGTGGCAACTGCCCTTGGCTCCTGCATGCTAACGATCATGGGTATTAAAGCCCGCGATATGAACCTCGATATAAAAGGCATTAAAATAGATGTGGAAAAGATCATGAAGGCCGATCCCCGCCGGATCGGTGGCATTAATTTAACATTTCATTTACCAGATACTTTACAGGTCGATGAAAAACAAAAGACCATCCTGGAAAGAGCAGCCAATACCTGCCCGGTTATGTACAGCATTCACCCCGATATTGAAGTGAATGTGACCTTTAACTGGAAACCTGAAAACCAATTGGCAATAGACAATAACCAATAA
- a CDS encoding sialate O-acetylesterase — protein MKKWSSFLLLCTLAIASHATVRLPAIICSNMVLQQQSTVKLWGWSAPFEKIVITTSWNNKSDTLKATNNANWQKNIQTPAAGGPYTITIKGSNTPAPIVLENVMIGEVWVCSGQSNMEFGYYNKIPDVVAEVPTCYNQNIRFFAIPKTTATSPQDDCAAKWTVCDSNTLKTFSAVGYFFGKKLNKDLNVPIGLINSNWGGTPAEVWTPDSLVNNDAELKGAAAKLKANGGWPITPGYTYNAMINPIVNYNIAGTIWYQGESNTETNASYAKLFTIMIDSWRKAWGKEFPFYYVEIAPYKYGTPLIGALLREQQTRVMSHPQTGMVVITDLVADTNNIHPTNKHDVGARLANWALHDTYKKEGFAYKSPLYKSMEVKKGKAYISFDYAPAGLMATGKTITEIYVAGADQQFYPAEAKIENNQLVVWSKLVKEPVAVRYGFTNTAMGNLFGKEGLPVNPFRTDSW, from the coding sequence ATGAAAAAATGGTCCTCGTTTCTTCTCTTATGTACGCTTGCCATCGCTTCTCATGCCACCGTTCGCCTGCCCGCGATCATTTGCAGCAACATGGTACTGCAACAGCAATCAACCGTAAAACTGTGGGGCTGGAGCGCTCCTTTTGAAAAAATTGTTATTACCACCAGCTGGAATAACAAATCAGATACCCTGAAGGCCACTAACAATGCCAACTGGCAAAAGAATATTCAAACCCCTGCAGCCGGCGGTCCCTATACCATTACCATCAAGGGCAGCAATACTCCCGCTCCTATTGTGCTGGAAAATGTAATGATCGGTGAAGTGTGGGTTTGCTCGGGCCAGTCGAACATGGAGTTTGGCTATTATAATAAAATACCTGATGTGGTAGCCGAAGTGCCCACCTGTTATAACCAGAACATCCGCTTTTTTGCCATTCCCAAAACCACAGCTACCAGTCCGCAGGATGATTGCGCCGCTAAATGGACTGTGTGTGACAGTAACACGCTGAAAACCTTCAGCGCCGTGGGCTATTTCTTTGGAAAGAAATTAAATAAAGACCTGAACGTACCCATTGGTTTAATCAATAGCAACTGGGGTGGTACCCCGGCCGAAGTCTGGACACCCGATTCTCTGGTGAACAACGATGCGGAACTGAAAGGCGCCGCCGCTAAATTAAAAGCCAATGGCGGCTGGCCCATTACCCCGGGCTATACCTATAATGCCATGATAAACCCGATTGTTAATTATAACATCGCAGGTACTATCTGGTACCAGGGTGAGAGCAATACCGAAACCAATGCTTCGTATGCCAAACTGTTTACGATCATGATCGACAGCTGGCGCAAAGCCTGGGGAAAGGAATTCCCTTTTTATTATGTAGAAATAGCCCCTTATAAATATGGCACCCCGTTGATCGGCGCCCTGCTGCGCGAACAGCAAACAAGGGTGATGTCGCATCCGCAAACAGGCATGGTGGTTATTACCGACCTGGTGGCTGATACCAATAACATTCACCCCACCAATAAACACGATGTGGGCGCCCGCCTGGCTAACTGGGCCCTGCACGATACCTATAAAAAAGAAGGGTTCGCCTATAAAAGCCCCCTGTACAAAAGCATGGAAGTGAAGAAGGGCAAAGCATACATCAGCTTTGATTATGCGCCTGCCGGCTTAATGGCTACCGGAAAAACCATCACTGAAATATATGTGGCGGGAGCCGATCAGCAGTTCTACCCTGCTGAGGCCAAAATTGAAAATAACCAGCTGGTGGTGTGGAGTAAACTGGTGAAAGAACCGGTGGCTGTACGCTATGGTTTCACCAATACCGCAATGGGTAATTTGTTTGGGAAGGAAGGGTTGCCGGTAAATCCGTTCAGGACTGATAGTTGGTAA
- a CDS encoding polysaccharide biosynthesis C-terminal domain-containing protein: protein MNLLQSIYQKLMKSDLQEADRTRLIKGIIHSLIIQGISLVLVFAGNYLLVKFFGSEKYGVYVHVFNWISILTMLALNGQDDVVLSRLPKYKVQNNLVQGGAVIRHANIRVALGGIVISGLFLLLIYLFPIPTLSEYRPQFLIAALAIYLSAFLTINQMVLQSLNHIRLSQVIERLLKPFLFTAFIAAAGWLSFTMDAGRLIGISVFNLFICAAVLAWLIIQKTKPFFKNGTERYQGEGLRTQTFYFLSISLLNLLVSKIGMLMMPFFTAEKSIGIFNISARFADLITYPFFLLHTVLPQMFAVHHTSEQSYKQKLYTESTYIILITSLPLIALNVLAGPWLLGYFGAEFTAGYPALVLMSASNALFGLFGPANTILMMQGKEKLSAIALLVYVILLTVLSRLLIPLQGITGAALAMLISNVIYNILLTVYAGNHTGVISPFFRMLAKRRGS, encoded by the coding sequence ATGAACCTTTTACAGTCTATTTACCAGAAATTAATGAAAAGCGATCTGCAGGAAGCGGACCGCACCAGACTGATAAAAGGGATCATTCATTCCCTGATCATCCAGGGCATTTCTCTGGTGCTGGTATTCGCCGGCAATTATTTACTGGTAAAATTCTTTGGGTCGGAAAAATACGGCGTGTATGTGCATGTGTTTAACTGGATCAGCATATTGACTATGCTGGCCCTGAACGGGCAGGATGATGTGGTGTTGAGCCGCCTGCCAAAATACAAAGTGCAGAACAACCTGGTGCAGGGGGGCGCGGTTATCAGGCATGCCAATATTCGCGTGGCGCTGGGCGGTATAGTTATCAGCGGGCTTTTTTTGCTGCTTATTTATCTTTTTCCCATTCCAACGTTAAGTGAATACCGCCCGCAATTCCTGATTGCCGCTTTGGCCATTTATTTATCGGCATTTTTAACCATTAACCAGATGGTTTTACAATCGCTGAACCACATCAGGCTAAGCCAGGTAATTGAACGCCTGTTAAAGCCTTTTTTATTCACGGCCTTTATAGCTGCAGCGGGATGGTTATCTTTTACCATGGATGCCGGCAGGCTCATAGGCATTTCCGTGTTCAACCTGTTTATTTGTGCGGCTGTGCTGGCCTGGCTTATAATACAAAAAACAAAACCCTTTTTTAAAAATGGGACCGAACGGTACCAGGGGGAGGGCTTGCGCACCCAAACATTTTATTTTTTAAGCATCAGCCTGTTGAATTTACTGGTGAGTAAAATCGGTATGCTGATGATGCCATTTTTTACCGCCGAAAAAAGCATTGGCATCTTCAACATCAGCGCCCGGTTCGCCGATCTCATCACTTATCCATTCTTCCTGTTACATACAGTATTGCCGCAAATGTTTGCGGTTCACCATACCTCCGAACAATCGTACAAACAAAAACTGTATACCGAGTCAACTTATATCATTCTAATTACCTCGTTACCATTGATAGCATTGAACGTACTGGCTGGTCCCTGGTTGCTGGGGTATTTTGGCGCAGAATTTACTGCCGGTTACCCGGCGCTTGTTTTAATGAGTGCGTCTAACGCGTTGTTTGGTTTGTTTGGCCCGGCAAACACCATTTTAATGATGCAGGGAAAGGAAAAATTATCGGCCATTGCGCTGCTGGTGTATGTGATTTTGCTTACTGTGTTAAGCCGACTGTTGATACCTCTACAGGGTATTACCGGCGCGGCCCTGGCCATGCTAATCAGTAATGTTATCTACAATATTTTATTGACGGTGTATGCCGGCAATCATACCGGCGTCATATCGCCCTTTTTCCGGATGCTGGCAAAACGGCGGGGTTCATAA
- a CDS encoding CBS domain-containing protein: MRTVDDLIASKPRPENIIKPDALVIDALHLLEQVNLSYLIVMDGDAYKGVFSEKDYSRNVVLKGRSSKEAHVQEVMTTDLPVVGPEETVEHCMILMIRSKARYLVAIDEKKFMGIITIHDILREVLANREEVFDDTLAEELIKTAEGRGRIY, from the coding sequence ATGAGAACGGTAGACGATCTTATTGCTAGTAAACCGCGTCCGGAGAATATCATTAAGCCCGATGCTTTAGTGATCGATGCCCTGCACCTGCTTGAACAGGTAAACCTGAGTTACCTGATTGTAATGGACGGGGACGCGTACAAAGGCGTTTTTTCGGAAAAGGATTACAGCCGCAACGTAGTTTTAAAAGGCCGCAGCAGTAAAGAGGCCCATGTACAGGAAGTAATGACCACCGATTTACCCGTGGTAGGTCCCGAAGAAACGGTGGAGCATTGCATGATCCTGATGATAAGAAGCAAAGCCCGCTACCTGGTAGCCATCGATGAGAAAAAATTTATGGGGATTATCACTATTCACGACATTCTCAGAGAAGTACTGGCCAACCGGGAAGAAGTGTTTGATGATACTTTGGCTGAAGAGTTAATTAAAACAGCAGAGGGTAGAGGTAGAATTTATTAA
- the lipA gene encoding lipoyl synthase has product MQELPVISSVNESNSVVKKPNWLRVKLPTGENYRHVRNLVDTHKLHTICESGNCPNMGECWGEGTATFMILGNVCTRSCGFCAVATGRPDAVDWDEPQRVAEAIHLMKVKHAVLTSVDRDELKDGGSTIWHNTIKAVKALNPDTTLETLIPDFKGKAEDVQRIIEAHPEVVSHNIETVERLTRQVRIQAKYRRSMEVLKILKEGGMRTKSGIMCGLGETKEEVMQTMQDLRNSGVDVITLGQYLQPTKKHLPVLRFVHPDEFAEFREFGYNIGFDYVESGPLVRSSYHSEKHVIPGYGKEQWQNQKKMMNIE; this is encoded by the coding sequence ATGCAGGAATTACCAGTTATCAGTAGTGTAAATGAATCGAACTCTGTTGTAAAAAAGCCCAACTGGCTGCGTGTAAAACTGCCTACCGGCGAAAACTACCGGCACGTACGCAACCTCGTTGATACCCATAAACTGCACACCATTTGCGAAAGCGGCAATTGTCCCAATATGGGCGAGTGCTGGGGCGAAGGCACCGCTACCTTTATGATCCTGGGTAATGTGTGCACCCGCAGCTGTGGTTTTTGCGCAGTAGCCACCGGCCGGCCGGACGCAGTGGATTGGGACGAACCCCAACGCGTGGCGGAAGCCATCCACCTGATGAAAGTAAAACACGCCGTATTAACCTCGGTTGACCGCGACGAACTGAAAGACGGTGGCAGCACCATCTGGCACAATACCATTAAAGCAGTAAAAGCATTAAATCCCGATACTACCCTCGAAACGCTGATCCCCGATTTCAAAGGAAAGGCCGAAGATGTTCAACGCATCATCGAAGCGCATCCCGAAGTAGTATCACACAATATTGAAACCGTTGAGCGCCTCACCCGCCAGGTACGCATTCAGGCAAAATACCGCCGCAGCATGGAAGTGCTGAAGATCCTGAAAGAAGGTGGCATGCGCACCAAAAGCGGTATCATGTGCGGACTGGGTGAAACCAAGGAAGAAGTAATGCAAACCATGCAGGACCTGCGTAACAGCGGCGTGGATGTAATTACGCTTGGCCAGTACCTGCAACCTACCAAAAAGCATTTACCGGTGCTCCGGTTTGTGCACCCCGACGAATTTGCCGAATTCCGTGAGTTTGGTTATAACATTGGCTTCGATTACGTGGAAAGCGGTCCGCTGGTTCGTTCTTCTTATCACAGCGAAAAACACGTTATTCCAGGTTACGGCAAAGAACAGTGGCAGAACCAGAAAAAAATGATGAATATTGAATAA
- a CDS encoding phosphodiester glycosidase family protein, protein MLPATVLAQLHWKKADNEFDSLPKAIRVFKTTDSLSGRPFTAFCVEVKLRDKHLDFTTQTGAGKAYTPLQYYNREQKPYIVVNGGYFSFQTNQNLNVIIRDGKMVAYNIPALKSLFNDSFYYATRSAFGLTKKRVADVAWLFTDTAKRWPYAFQTHPIIAKGSNPDPSFADLHTIEQWNWWKMHTAIGGGPVLVQEGAVFITNKEEQLYAFERDDRHPRTAIGYTHNHRLIILVIQGRSPGVAEGATLDETARILVELGCEEAINLDGGGSSCMLVNGKETIQPADKEGERPVASVFIVKKKEPRKKKAN, encoded by the coding sequence TTGCTTCCAGCTACAGTCCTGGCCCAATTGCACTGGAAAAAGGCGGATAATGAATTTGACAGCCTGCCCAAAGCCATCCGGGTTTTTAAAACTACCGATTCTTTAAGCGGGCGCCCTTTTACCGCCTTTTGCGTTGAAGTGAAACTGCGCGACAAACACCTTGACTTTACCACCCAAACAGGCGCCGGCAAAGCGTATACCCCTTTGCAATATTATAACCGGGAACAAAAGCCATATATCGTTGTAAACGGCGGGTATTTCTCGTTTCAAACCAACCAGAACCTGAATGTGATCATCCGTGATGGAAAAATGGTTGCGTACAATATTCCCGCATTGAAAAGCCTGTTTAACGACTCCTTTTATTACGCTACCCGCAGCGCATTTGGCCTAACCAAAAAGCGGGTGGCCGATGTAGCCTGGCTGTTCACCGACACGGCCAAACGATGGCCTTACGCATTTCAAACCCATCCTATAATTGCCAAAGGCAGCAATCCCGATCCATCCTTTGCCGACCTGCATACCATTGAACAATGGAACTGGTGGAAGATGCATACCGCCATTGGCGGCGGTCCGGTACTGGTACAGGAAGGCGCCGTTTTTATCACCAATAAAGAAGAGCAGTTGTACGCGTTTGAACGGGACGACCGGCACCCGCGTACCGCCATTGGCTATACCCACAATCACCGGTTGATTATCCTGGTTATACAGGGCCGTAGCCCCGGGGTGGCCGAAGGCGCCACGCTCGATGAAACGGCGCGCATCCTGGTAGAACTGGGTTGCGAAGAAGCCATCAACCTGGATGGCGGCGGCAGCAGTTGTATGCTCGTTAATGGAAAAGAAACCATTCAGCCGGCAGATAAAGAAGGAGAAAGACCAGTGGCGAGTGTGTTTATAGTTAAGAAGAAAGAACCGCGGAAAAAGAAGGCAAATTAG
- a CDS encoding acyl-CoA-binding protein — translation MNIQELFDQAVARSKTLTEKPGNDVLLQLYSLYKQATEGDVNIDPPANAFDFVGKAKYNAWEGLKGKSKENAMQEYIDLIGKLK, via the coding sequence ATGAATATCCAGGAATTGTTCGATCAGGCCGTGGCCCGCAGCAAAACCCTAACCGAAAAACCGGGTAATGATGTGCTTTTACAATTATACAGCCTGTATAAACAAGCTACCGAAGGCGATGTAAACATCGATCCCCCGGCCAATGCCTTTGATTTTGTTGGCAAAGCTAAATATAACGCCTGGGAAGGGTTGAAAGGCAAGTCTAAAGAAAATGCGATGCAGGAGTATATAGACCTTATTGGTAAGTTGAAATAA
- a CDS encoding ROK family protein → MRQQEYAIGIDIGGTNTVFGIVDHRGDISYRGAISTRKHNNISDYIDELAVALAPAIEHVGGLDSIRGIGVGAPNGNYYKGTIEYAPNLPWKGLIPLVQLMNDKFGVPCSLTNDANAAAVGEMMYGVARGMRDFIMITLGTGVGSGIVANGQLIYGHDGFAGELGHTTTIPGGRLHKGTGLRGSLESYASATGVALTALEFLDRDPKRDSLLRNYAKEQIDSRVVYDCAMQDDAIAQEVYQFTGEVLGLALANFVMFSSPEAIILFGGMTKAGDLILKPTRENMEKNLLPIFQNKVKLLFSELKEADAAILGASALVWEVKADKVV, encoded by the coding sequence ATGAGACAACAAGAGTATGCCATTGGGATTGATATTGGCGGAACCAACACCGTTTTTGGAATTGTAGATCACCGGGGCGACATCTCGTACCGGGGCGCCATTTCAACCCGAAAGCACAATAATATTTCTGATTATATCGATGAACTGGCCGTAGCGCTGGCGCCGGCCATCGAACATGTAGGCGGCCTCGATTCCATTCGTGGTATAGGAGTTGGCGCACCCAACGGAAATTATTATAAAGGCACTATTGAATATGCACCGAATTTACCCTGGAAAGGGCTGATCCCCCTGGTTCAGCTCATGAACGATAAATTCGGCGTCCCCTGCTCCCTCACCAATGATGCCAACGCTGCGGCGGTGGGTGAAATGATGTATGGGGTGGCCCGGGGCATGCGCGATTTCATTATGATCACCCTGGGGACCGGGGTTGGCAGCGGCATCGTGGCAAACGGTCAGCTGATCTATGGCCACGACGGTTTTGCCGGCGAACTGGGCCATACGACTACGATTCCGGGTGGACGTTTACACAAAGGAACCGGTTTGCGCGGTTCGTTGGAATCATATGCTTCCGCTACCGGCGTGGCATTGACCGCCCTGGAATTTCTTGACCGGGATCCCAAACGCGACAGCCTGTTGCGCAACTATGCCAAAGAGCAAATTGATAGCCGCGTTGTATATGATTGCGCCATGCAGGACGACGCCATCGCCCAGGAAGTGTACCAGTTTACCGGTGAGGTGCTGGGACTGGCCCTGGCCAATTTCGTAATGTTCTCTTCGCCCGAAGCCATCATCCTGTTCGGCGGTATGACCAAGGCCGGCGACCTGATCCTGAAACCCACCCGCGAAAATATGGAGAAGAACCTGCTGCCCATTTTCCAGAATAAAGTGAAGTTGTTGTTCTCGGAGCTGAAGGAAGCCGATGCCGCTATTTTAGGGGCTAGTGCGTTGGTTTGGGAGGTGAAGGCAGATAAGGTTGTTTAA